A single region of the Acidobacteriota bacterium genome encodes:
- a CDS encoding VWA domain-containing protein, translating to MSERITRIIKHGCVYLLAVAMLSACARDAKRTSSEIADASKPSPYIPATSNAQEALQPEYKVQKGEFNTEDYKKIDENEFLAVNENPLSTFSIDVDTASYSNVRRFINNGQLPPKDAVRIEELINYFKYNYPQPEGDAPFSISTELADCPWETSHKLVQIGLQGKNLDISKAPPSNLVFLLDTSGSMNSPDKLPLLKQAFKLLVNQLREKDHISIVAYAGSAGLVLEPTSGSNKEKILAAIERLEAGGSTAGGAGIQLAYNVAKENFIASGNNRVILATDGDFNVGVSSEGELVRLIEEKRQDGIFLTVVGFGTGNLKDSKMEQLADKGNGNYAYIDSVQEARKVFINEMGGTLFTIAKDVKIQVEFNPTRVQAYRLIGYENRLLKAEDFNDDRKDAGELGAGHSVTALYEIVPAGANAKLPKVDALKYQEKMTKLEAYASNEVMMIKLRYKAPQESDSKLLSRAVVDDRKNIESASVNFKFAAAVAEFGLLLRDSRFKANASHERCLELANQSRGEDEEGYRREFISLVEKSKDLLRKNG from the coding sequence ATGTCTGAACGAATAACAAGAATAATCAAACACGGATGTGTTTATTTACTCGCCGTTGCCATGCTTAGTGCTTGCGCTCGCGACGCGAAACGAACCTCATCGGAAATTGCCGATGCGAGTAAACCTAGCCCCTACATACCCGCTACATCTAACGCTCAGGAAGCGCTACAGCCTGAATATAAAGTTCAAAAAGGCGAATTCAATACCGAAGATTATAAAAAAATCGATGAGAATGAATTTCTCGCGGTAAATGAAAACCCGCTCTCGACCTTTTCGATTGATGTGGATACGGCTTCTTATAGCAATGTCCGTCGCTTTATCAACAATGGACAGTTGCCGCCGAAAGATGCGGTGCGTATCGAAGAGTTGATTAACTATTTCAAATATAATTATCCGCAACCGGAAGGCGATGCGCCGTTTTCAATTTCGACCGAACTCGCCGATTGCCCCTGGGAAACTTCACATAAACTGGTGCAAATCGGCTTGCAGGGCAAAAACCTCGACATCTCGAAAGCCCCGCCGAGCAACCTCGTCTTTTTACTGGATACTTCAGGGTCGATGAATTCGCCCGATAAATTGCCGCTGCTCAAACAGGCGTTCAAATTACTCGTCAATCAACTGCGCGAAAAAGACCATATTTCAATTGTTGCTTATGCGGGTTCGGCTGGACTGGTATTGGAACCGACATCAGGCAGCAACAAAGAGAAAATTCTAGCGGCAATCGAACGCCTCGAAGCCGGTGGTTCGACTGCGGGTGGCGCAGGCATTCAACTCGCTTACAATGTAGCGAAGGAAAATTTCATTGCATCGGGCAACAATCGCGTCATTCTTGCGACCGATGGTGATTTCAATGTCGGCGTTTCAAGCGAAGGCGAACTGGTGCGCTTGATTGAAGAGAAACGCCAAGACGGCATTTTCTTAACCGTCGTGGGATTTGGCACAGGCAATCTGAAGGACTCAAAGATGGAACAACTCGCCGACAAAGGCAACGGCAATTATGCTTATATCGATTCGGTGCAGGAGGCGCGCAAAGTGTTCATCAACGAAATGGGCGGCACGTTGTTTACTATCGCCAAAGACGTAAAGATTCAAGTCGAATTCAACCCGACGCGGGTGCAGGCGTATCGGTTGATTGGCTATGAAAACCGTCTGTTGAAAGCTGAAGATTTCAACGATGACAGAAAAGATGCCGGTGAACTCGGCGCAGGGCATTCGGTGACGGCGCTCTATGAAATCGTGCCAGCGGGCGCGAATGCCAAACTGCCGAAAGTCGACGCGCTCAAGTATCAGGAAAAAATGACCAAACTGGAAGCTTACGCGAGCAATGAAGTGATGATGATCAAACTGCGTTACAAAGCGCCGCAGGAAAGCGACAGCAAATTGCTTTCGCGCGCGGTAGTTGATGACCGGAAAAATATCGAATCGGCTTCGGTGAATTTCAAATTCGCCGCGGCGGTTGCCGAATTCGGATTGTTGCTGAGAGATTCA
- a CDS encoding aminotransferase class I/II-fold pyridoxal phosphate-dependent enzyme encodes MTKNSPYIEWAKTKSAAKYNLALSGVLTYPLNELDIPIEEVATAATSSYGYEPLIDALAAKFQVAPECVVHANGTSFANHLAMATILERGDEVLIEYPAYDPLLRVPEYLGAKINRFTRRFEDDFRIDLDEIKCHLTPQTKLIVITNLHNPSGVLTDNHTLQQIGELAESLGARVLVDEVYLEAMFERAQPTAFHLGNQFVVTSSLTKAYGLSGLRCGWILAERELAHRMWRLNDIFGVVPPHPAERLSVVALANLDKVIARAKTLLEPNRAALKQFLNSRQDLPCVQTEFGTTVFPRLLNDNVESFCAHLREKYETAVVPGKFFEMPEHFRIGICAEPEIVAEGLKRLGAALDELNR; translated from the coding sequence ATGACAAAAAATTCTCCATACATTGAATGGGCGAAAACCAAATCCGCAGCAAAATACAACCTCGCACTGAGCGGCGTATTGACCTATCCACTGAATGAACTCGACATCCCTATCGAAGAGGTTGCAACCGCCGCGACCTCTTCGTATGGATACGAACCGTTGATTGACGCGCTTGCCGCGAAATTTCAGGTCGCGCCCGAATGTGTGGTTCACGCAAACGGCACTTCGTTTGCCAATCATCTGGCGATGGCGACGATTTTAGAACGCGGCGATGAAGTGTTAATCGAATATCCCGCCTATGACCCGTTGCTTCGCGTTCCCGAATATCTCGGCGCGAAAATCAATCGCTTCACGCGCCGCTTTGAAGATGACTTTCGCATCGACCTCGACGAAATCAAATGCCATCTTACGCCGCAGACAAAATTAATCGTCATCACCAATCTGCATAATCCGAGCGGCGTGCTCACCGATAACCACACGCTTCAACAAATCGGTGAACTGGCTGAGAGCCTCGGGGCGCGCGTCCTGGTTGATGAAGTCTATCTCGAAGCGATGTTCGAGCGCGCGCAACCTACGGCTTTTCATCTCGGCAATCAATTCGTTGTGACCAGCAGTTTGACGAAAGCTTATGGTCTGAGCGGTCTGCGTTGCGGGTGGATTCTCGCAGAAAGGGAACTCGCGCATCGAATGTGGCGACTCAATGATATTTTCGGAGTGGTTCCGCCGCATCCGGCAGAGCGTTTAAGCGTCGTCGCGCTGGCGAATTTGGACAAAGTGATTGCCCGCGCTAAAACCCTGCTTGAGCCGAATCGCGCCGCGCTTAAACAATTTTTGAATTCGCGACAGGATTTGCCCTGCGTGCAAACAGAATTTGGAACCACCGTCTTTCCCCGCTTGTTAAATGACAATGTTGAATCGTTTTGCGCTCACCTGCGAGAAAAATATGAAACCGCAGTGGTGCCCGGCAAATTTTTTGAAATGCCTGAGCACTTTCGTATAGGCATTTGCGCGGAGCCGGAAATCGTTGCCGAAGGGCTTAAACGGTTAGGCGCGGCACTTGATGAGTTGAATCGTTGA